cctAAAGCAATCATCGTCaagatctaacctagatctttatgatttcttgccatgtggattttatacttctgaatctttgaactagccaaacagattcaaacttatatcactttgagtaaataaaccaatattcactcaaatctaggtgaaataataaagtcataaaatctttctttagctttgaactctattgtctaggtgttctaacaatagttcatatcttttgttactttcaacaagtaagactagcttgtcttgaatgatctagaaatcaatcaactttcaaaagcccatcaaaatagagcttttgaatcttaacttgttgatatggtctaagtaacaatgctaaaggtttgtggaactcaaatcaagagattgatttgaacctagtaaagttttttattgttaaagagttgtttgttttaatcaagcatattgactcaacccgtaaatgaccattttattcaaataaacaaacaaacattgtttttgtttttcttgaatgtgagtctttctgtgtttgaagcagaaatttaggtatgctgattatggaacaaaatagacattaagttccagccttgaaagggcttaaaacaaactagatgaccctacaactaatgtagcattgccatgcttcattttccacttgtaggtcattagtgtatcctagcttccattgtttgagttattaccgaagtaagaacctcaagcggtatatgataccaaggaagtttgattgctaggtcacttctctttaaacattaacttttaggtagaaacggaattgtaaattcctttcatttgttccttgttttcctatttcttgtaccctttcttatagtcttaagaatttaattctctagctagtgttgacttttatactttgtaagacatgtccaatgtcactcaaacaaggttcttaccattttatttatgttgaatattttgtttcaactagatgatcttaccagaagcttctaaagttctctaagcatcgatctatttgaatgtctagggattagactcatttgagaattaaatggacaaagatattaggttgttaaccattggtaaagctgagcgtttaaactcaatgctttatgatctcaaaactacattgtaatttgagttcacaagcaccaatcggttttccattcgactttgatactcgaaaacaaccataaaagtcgctataagaaacgtacatttaaattgctcattttctctcatttccgtgaatcgttcttggattcactaccaatcgaggaactttactgttacctttctaaaaggatttactgcagtgcaagatatttaattataaacaataattgaaacattcattgaagcatgcaaactctaaacatttatcatgagtaataacttgaaaattaaagcaatcatgcaatttaaacaagtcattagcattttattcgaatttattgttccggcaggtgtgaataaaatgattccaagacccttaaaccattgaagaattaaacacattatgtatttagactcaattctaaaatattttaggtaagcaaagcctttgctaatagtctagaaactactcttggttgataggtacgtctaagaacttattaggtaaacctatctcatttgccacgacataaaaggactccttacttatatcgttgagtttcaccaaaactaacatgtactcacaattatttgtgtaccttaccctttagaatcaataagtaacacctcgctatgggggaaaactattactaagattgatgtaaaggttatccaagtaagtgttattttggcatgacaccttttaactcaattttttaaaaagtttggaacttaaggctcttactatgttggttagattttaagtgaactaaaatccttaatcatgcaacataatcaagccataatctcatgctaattaagacatatttaaggcaataaataacttaaaacatgcataagatataaatgtgatctagtatggcccgacttcttcttgaagcttcaacttcaaagtccgtcttgaaaatggattggaaaatccgtcttgaatttcaccatgggaggcgccattttcttcaaataggataagctataattaaactaattacaactatttgatggtacgcagaccatatttaaattaaaattttggtgcattagaccaattttacattcaaattaatggtacacagaccatatttactatcctatttgggacatactagtcactttcaataacctgcaaaagagtacatatacaatatataccattcacccattcattatcatgaatggcccacatagctggttagtagaacatattatgtatcacataaacatttgcaacaattaatcaaggcctccaataatctaccaattattcagtccttattaattctaatcaagttgttttaaccttaaaggaatctagacctaatcaagagtttatgactaaaaccctcccacttaaaccaataaatttacatgctttactaattttaaacataaaaatgtatttcctagtctaaccggaaacataccaatttaattaaaatttaaagctcatataaattataattgaatcctttttaatttattttcagttgaattaaataaataaatttaaatttattcaaggttttaattttagtaaaataattagtatacattagaatttataataattagattattcaaaattaaattccgagaaaacaatttaaattacgaattttaaagttaattaaaatcgtttccgaactgaaaattcaaaattaaattcaaaacgcatcaatcgtaacacgacgaggcacttgggcttgcgcccaagccccatcgagtcatgaggcagcaacgccccatcgactgatcgctaggtatgcacgagcaggccacacgcatcgcagccatGCCAGGCCACGGTGCGCGCAACCCGCATTGCTCAACGCTACTGctctgctcgctgggcgaggcagcgtgcgttgtggcgcagctcgcttgctgcccacacgcgactgctcgccatGCACCCGCattgcccatcgcccatcgcctaTCGAGTCACACACGCCCAGCTcccttgcttcgcgcgcgcgcctcttgcttgttgctcgttgcattcgtaccgcatgggcgacgagctcctttgctcgtcgtcgcatgcccgcactatacaacaccccttaagggtaacacgtagcgtcctttgcattgtgcgtgcaacattcatgagcgaatttcataaaaaattaaaactttttaattcaaattcattgacaaattaataaatcatattaatttcataaatttagggagaaaaatcaaaaatttattattcaattaattttcgattattatggattcaaatctaggtcataaaaatttaaaatctatcataaattaacaatttttatggtggtttttaatcaaggatacctaattaaatcgtcaattaattatgaaaatcaaatcaaatcaaattctaaattattcgaatttcaaaaaattaattacaattacaaattaggttgtataattaacaagcttaggcacttaaatttgttaaacatatacagtaggtcaatcaaaaattcaagatttaacaacaaggggcgcaaatatttattttaacatcttaaaaattataaatttcgcgttcgaaaaactaaaacctccgaaaagtcatagttaggcttcgaatttgggaattctggattcggccgaaaagtagttttttgtcaaaattttagaatgtcttttacatgtagaattgacacaaaaatcactcaatttcgttgagtaacaaagaaactgccgaaaaactgcgaacatataattaaataatcgcaatttgcaattaattacaaaaataaaaaaaattcgtacattaatcacccctttaggtcattgcaaatttataaaatttaaccatgttaattaattattttggaattaattagaggctcgtgataccactataaggttatgatacatataactgaatataaatcatgcggaaaaaccataaagccaagaatccaaattaattgccacataacaattagcataatttaggatgcatactctttgtagcgtgccctcccttgctgcgcccgaactgaacaagaacaagtctttagtactccaagtgtcgtccctccgtagaaagtccacagcacgtccggatccgccttaggtttgactaactagaatcgccccaaaggtactatgtgtTTTCGGTTATTTATGCAACTAATAATGACTGAATTGTATGCCTAAAACTCAATTGAATACttggaaaactcgttataaattgtgagcattgatcacctattatagggtatggaaaaggtattggaatcctattaggaaacgaattaattaatctgaatttaattaaagctctattaattaatttatctagtagatataggaatttaatctttaaacgaatcctacacgttttaggtttcgtacgtaagcacaaacacacacgagcatgacccgcatgcgcgcaggccatgcccgcgcatacgcgaagcttgttaggttatgatacatatgacaattcataaatcatgcggaaaaaccataaagccaggaaagcatattatttacacaaaatcatttagcatagtatagatgcatacatgttgtagcgtgccttccctagctgcgcccgaaccgaacaagaacaagtctttaggactccaaatgtcgtccctccgtagatagtcacagtacgtccggatccgcctcaagttagaccaactagaatcgccctcaaggtgcttaggattttcggctcttattgcaagtgtatggctgatttatatttcaaaacttaccctttgaatacttcaatcgtacccgcaaataatgaccctaggcccttatttatagaggtatggaaaaggaactggaatcctattaggacactaattagttaaactagaatcctagtaggactctaactaattaattttatccttttaggattaggaatttaatcatcaaacaaatcctatacaatttaggttttgtatgtgaacacaaactctacacgagcatgacccacgagcgtgcaggccatgcccgcgcacagcccacacggccgctcggcccacgcgagccgcaagcccatgcgagcagcaacacagctcgcagcccattgctgcgcgcgctgccatggcctgctgggcctggccttgcgctgggcctgacgtggccttggctgttcgtgtggcgcgcttggcttgctgggcgatggcctggcttcgtgctgggccctcgtccggcaggcctcgtccgatgcttattcgtacgatacgcttccgattaaaatcccggttccggaattcatttccgatacgaacaatatttaatatttccgattccggaattaatttccgtttcgaacaaatatttaatatttccgtttccggaattattttccgattccgataatattaccgattctgacaatatttccgtttccggcaatatttccgattccggcaatatttccatttccgataatattttccgatacgtaccatgtttccgtttccggcaacatctacgacttggataatatttatatttccgatacgatccatatttccgtttccggcaatatcatcgtttccggagtattcatttcttgcttgtgacgatctcagctcccactgaaaccaagatccgtcgattccgaatatccatagatagagtatttaatgccattaaatacttgatccgtttacgtactatttgtgtgaccctacgggttcagtcaagagtaagctgtggattaatatcattaattccacttgaactgaagcggcctctagctaggcattcagctcacttgatctcactgaattattaacttgttaattaatactgaaccgcacttattagacttaacatagaatgcatacttggaccaagggcattatttccttcaaagccCCCGTGTGCTTCCTTGTGCTCACAGCCTAggcgcgcgttgggcctggcctggcgtgaccttgggctgtttgtgagGCGCGCCAGGCTTGCTGGATGTGGGTCtggctttgcgctgggccttcgtctagcaagctcgtccaatgctaattcgtacgacgcgcttccgattaatttcccgattccggaattatttccgatacgaacaatatttaacatttccgattccgaaattaatttctgtttcgaacaaatatttaatatttccgtttccggaattattttccgattccgataatatttccgattccgacaatatttccgtttccggcaatatttccgattccggcaatatttccatttccgataatattttccgatacgtaccatgtttccgtttccggcaacatctacgacttggataatatttatatttccgatacgatccatatttccgtttccggcaatatcatcgtttctggagtattcattatttgcctttgacgatctcagctcccattgaaaccaagatccatcgattccgaatatccatagatggagtatgccattaaatacttgatccgtttacgtactatttgtgtgaccctacgggttcagtcaagagtaagctgtggattaatccacttgaactgaagcggcctctagctaggcatacagttcacttgatctcactgaattattaacttgtataattaatactgaaccgcatttattagacttatcattaaatgcatacttggaccaagggcattatttcctatAGAAATTGGGTTTGGTATCATACCTATAATTGGTGgcggggatgaaaattttacgCGGATATTGTTGTGGAGGCTACGCTCACCTCGAAGTTATTTATAGTCGAATAAATAGATGGAGGAGGTAGGTTCTAAACGATAGGCTAATGAGATAGATGGTGGGAGGAGTATTAGGGGAATATGACTACCTAAGTATAGGGCGGATgagaataattttttatttaacacGGGTAATGAACGGCAACAAAAATAATCATATCTATGTACTCTTAttatttgtttaaattttttaaataaataaggcACTGCATGAATGGGGCAACACACATattttatccatcattaatttttaattagaaaaatatatataagctatgtttttattattattatggacttgttttatatgcacgcgatgcgtgcgaaagtACATACTTCGTTGCAAAATTATGTTACTgaaaaagacttacccaaagaaggAAGTtcttttgttttgctttttattTTGCATTTAAGGTAATTATGATTTTTGCTTGATTTGAATTTGTAATGTATGATTTATTCGTCAATAGTGTAACAACATCTCCATTTTACAACATGCATATTCatctttattaattaattaaattataaagttGTGGATGATAGTTTAGTCTTTTGattggggacaccaaaagtggggTTACCGAAATGCCTCTCCCCTCTTCCCTCGTGGCCTCATGTAATATAGATTATCTGCAACTACAGTTTGGAGTCCATGCAAATTTAATATTAAGATTATAAACCGTATATCACCAGTGGCGGAGCTAGGTAGGTGCATGGACCCCCCAAAAAAACTGGAAAAAGAACTTATAGCTGAGAGATAGAGACCGGGTATTATAAATAACCGATCTCTAAGGTTATACTTAAAAGCACCCGCTCCACACATAAGAGATCAGTATACTATGGAGATAATCCTAACAGAACAGTCTTTAAAAACAACCGttcccttaaaattttgaataactATAGGCAATTATCTTAAGAGAGCAGTCTTTAAAAACAACTGATCTCTtagagttttgaatttaattagcCCTTAAACTAAGTAattcttttcagttttcaccaCACATTTGAAAATCGTAGAGAataattgtaataattttatacgattgtaatatgaatatttattaattttaggaCGATACATTTTATTTAGTAATATATTGTGTGTTGTGGAGGATCACCCGACACAATATTCTAAAAATCCTGGAAACGTCACTGTCgacaccccaaaaaaaaaaattctggcTCCGCTACTGTATATCACACGGTACTATAATAATTTTTTACCGCAAAAAATTACGATTTTTACAAGTGGGCTAGGGATGACAACCGTTGGATATATATTTGTGAAGTGTATGATCCAAATTTGACGGGCTTCGACTCCTTTATGCTCCTGCATTCTTTTATTAGATGTTGGACGAcgagcttttttttttcttttttttaatgaattacGATTTACCGTTTTTCTAACCTATGCACTAGTTAAGTAATTATTTCATGAttatattaatatatttccaaaactaattaagGTTAGATTTTCATATTtagaattattattaatttgttttCTAATATTTTACTATCTTAATATTTCATTCCCTTTTCACTCTTATATTATATGTTGCTCTCTAGTTAGGGATTTATTATACCAGCCATTTATACGCTACTACCTAGGATCATTAAATAATTCTTGTATTGCTTTCTTTTAAGTTCTAATCATAATTTTAGTATTTTACAACCAAAATTTTGTGCGTTGTTTCTTCTAACCACAATTATGTTGTTGTTGTACCCCACCTTTtgccaccaaactaaactaattaTATTAGCATTATTAGAACCGATTCTTAAAGGAAAATAAATTATTATGATCAAAGTTTTATACTACGCATAAACGATACAATACGATTCTAAATAAAACAGAGCGACCCATAATATTAAAACGGCATGCATTAATCTCTCAAAATTCCGCGCTAGAAAGATAATCTCCCATTTACCTGGCTCACTAAAAGTCTTGAGTTAGCTAAAAATTAAAGCAACATATAACATGTAGTATAAAGTAAAAAGGGAATGAAATATTAAGGTACTTGAACATGACAATGGATTTACCTTCCTTTTGTACAACTACTCCGTACTACATACGGAGTATTCGACTAGACGTATACGGTATTCGAAGGTACTCTGTATAACATAAGCAATCGAGCTTATATTAGCACAAtggtgtcaaatcgggtcatcgtAGGTTACGAGTCGGGTATAATCGGATAATGTAGACGTATACGGTATTCGAAGGTAGTCGGTTACGAGTCAGGTATAATGGGGCCATTATGCTTATGCGGATTGAATGTGAGATGCTCTTTTTGAGCCAGTTCTATTTTTTGTCATAATCGATTGGACCGAGTCACTTTTTGACACCCTCTGCACATGGATGCCCCTTTCTTAACTTTTAACGGTAAAGCAACATAAATTGACATGTTTTTATAACAACCATTATTTTTTCTTGGAAAATGATCCCTCGTTATAATGAATTATTAATGACCCATGACAAAAAGCCAAGTTCCTCCATTTAGGAAAGATAAGTCAGAACAAAAATAATTGATGAGAAAAAAGTATGGAGGAAATAGAGCACTTCCTGCTATGTATCATGAGCTTTGCAacaaaatcatgaaaatcaatcgTCATTTTTGTGTTAGTCAATTTTTGTGCCCCTTCTTTTCTTCGGTGGGGGTTTTGCATATTCCGCCCAAAATCGTGCGCGAACTACAAAATCAATCGTTTATTGCCGACAAAATACAAGAGGGATTCTTGGCTAATAAATTATGGCTAGAACAGGGTTTAAGggtagacctgatcaagacCATCCCGGCCCGTTGGCCCGGCACGCCCGATTTTTGcgggtttgggcagaattttcTGGACCGGCCcgaaattttagattttttggaCGGATTTGGGAAACACAAAACTACACCTTTAAGTTATAAATTTAGCCCGGCCCGAAAATAACCCAAAAAACCCGGTATATTAGGCCCGAAATAACAGGTTTTGGGCACATTCTTGATCCGACCCGGCCCAACATAGCGGGCTGATTCTTATGCCTAGGCCCCGCCCGGCACGAACCAGCACAGCCCGTCATTTGATCCGTCTACTTAAGGGGTGTTGACGTCATACTAGCACTGATTGCTACCATGTCATCGGTGGTACCAAATTGACTGTGTAAACCATGTAATTTCATTTAGACTTCTGTTTAGAAGCTCAGCTGTCAACATTCACGAATATAATCACAGTTTATACCAACTGCTGAAACCAGGAAACTGTAAGAAAGGGAAATGAAAGATATTGATTGAGATTTGAGAATAAGAAGAAGCATTAGGTACAAGATTCATATTATACAGTTTTCTTTTTTACAAAACAACAAACTACTTGAGAAAAATAAGCTATTTCATACGTACCACAAAGCatttttctttattctatttttattccCCACCACGTCAACCAGTCACCCGATACCATTGATAATGGCCTGGACTGGCATTTTTCGTTGTATACACAGTAACAATTTGTAACTTTCTCATTTGGTCTAAATATCATATCTCACAAAGATCACCAAGAAAAAAAGAGTGGGAGAAACGTGTcccaaattatatataaaaaaaagactATAATTAGTGTATTATCATATGATTACTTGGAAGAAACTTGAGAGGCACAAGTGGCAATAGACAGATCAGAAGGGGTGCATACCAGAGCCCTTTGCTGTAAGTGTCTCAAGCTTTGCTCCATACTAACTTGTACCATATCCGCAAGCATCTTCTTCGCCTTTCCCGATTGTTCCTCGCCATCCATTTGAGATATAATGTTGCAAACAATGTTCTCCAAAGTATCAGGTTGGAAATCTGACCTTGGATAAGGAGACTCTCTCAGTAGTCTCAGCAACATCTGAGCTTTGTTCTGTGACTTTGGAGTTCCTTGAACAGTAAGCTCGAGTAACCCTGGTATAACCCCTTCTCTAAGAATCGGATCCCGGTACTTGCACCGATCAATCTCACACATTGTTAGTAGTGCCCCTACAGCATGCTCCTTACTCTGAAGAGACCCACTCTCGAGGACCTCCACCACTGCAAGCACACCCCCTTCTTCAGATACTAAAGCATCCCTACCTTCGTCGAAGTTTACAAGAGATTCTAAGAGGGCTGTACATTTTTCAGCTGTTTTCGAGGATTTCTTGCATGTTTTGAGCAAGTCAACAATGGGAGGTATGGGGTCTGTGTCAAGGATTAGGTTAATATTGTTTGAGTGAGTGGAGAGGTTATAAAGTGCCATGACAGCATCAACCCTAGCTTGTGGGGTGCCAATTTCTAGGACATCTACCAGAAGAGGGATCCCCCCTGAAGCTGTAATGGTCGGCTTGTTTACTGAAGATGCAGAAAGTGTTAGCAAAGCTGCAGTTGCATGTTCTTGAAGACTCACGTTTGCCGACTGAAGGAAACAGATGATTGGATTTAAGGCACCAGCTGCCACGATACTG
This sequence is a window from Spinacia oleracea cultivar Varoflay chromosome 1, BTI_SOV_V1, whole genome shotgun sequence. Protein-coding genes within it:
- the LOC110804389 gene encoding U-box domain-containing protein 4, which translates into the protein MDVVNGVVGGMGSAAAATHLSVHQVLDFIQSDDPDLRIRAAQEIRRLTKTSQRCRRQLSAAVPQLVSMLRLDSLSSTESALLALLNLAVKDEKNKISIVAAGALNPIICFLQSANVSLQEHATAALLTLSASSVNKPTITASGGIPLLVDVLEIGTPQARVDAVMALYNLSTHSNNINLILDTDPIPPIVDLLKTCKKSSKTAEKCTALLESLVNFDEGRDALVSEEGGVLAVVEVLESGSLQSKEHAVGALLTMCEIDRCKYRDPILREGVIPGLLELTVQGTPKSQNKAQMLLRLLRESPYPRSDFQPDTLENIVCNIISQMDGEEQSGKAKKMLADMVQVSMEQSLRHLQQRALVCTPSDLSIATCASQVSSK